One genomic segment of Desulfocapsa sulfexigens DSM 10523 includes these proteins:
- the bamA gene encoding outer membrane protein assembly factor BamA → MSHSRKVIASSDPFTKQKHKQASLLLVFLASLCLLFPGLATAIEQNTTYLPLKINSPADQQTIADQTDSALANALFPTSFTMMSREEAEKLVSYAGVWPPEAKSLQKIAATTGLDYVAVGSLTVIGEQISIDYKVFDLLSPGSPKYYYRHGESMENLGGTLSEVIGEVISYTERDFIIATITPSGNKRIDSGAISRQIKTKSGDFYNPTTLREDLKAIFKMGYFEDVRIEVEESEAGKIVTFEVTEKPIIRSIEYSGLDALTEIEVSEAANIGINTILNSNKINNGADAIKALYKSKGYYNTSVTAQISYPDDEHAELRYVIVEGDKIYIKEINFIGNKSFDDDDLEDVIESGTKNWLSWLTETGLMKQQMLAQDVARLGSFYNNQGFLEVKIGNPTVTQEDDWLYITFTIEEGPRYRVGTVSFTGDLIVDQQELRSLLTIQNEEFINRQILREDILKLTDFYSEQGFAFADIRPKTNRSATGARVDVVIDIKKGDLVYIQRVAIKGNSRTRDNVIRRELKIAEGGVFDSKAIRISTQRLQRLDFFEEVNIVPEPALDPSKMNVTVNVKEKSTGQFSIGAGYSSVDSLMLMGEISENNFLGRGDRLSLAANISGNSNRYNLSYTNPHLRDSDLSVGADIFNWFREYDDYDKDSRGGALRFGYPLFERWRGYGSYSYTDTTLSNVSEFASQIIVDSMDINVTSAVKFGLIRDTRDRINGASRGSENSITVKYAGGPFGGDAEFTKLEAFTSWYFPMPWTTVFHFKAAAGQIWENETGKLPVYERFYLGGINTIRGYEYGKASPIDPETGDRIGGDKMWYTNLEYIFPLLPEAGVQGVIFLDAGKVVADDEDWNLDSYNKGTGIEFRWLSPMGPLRLVWGYNLDPEPDEDTTVWDFSIGGSF, encoded by the coding sequence ATGAGCCACAGCAGAAAAGTCATCGCCTCTTCCGACCCATTCACCAAACAGAAACATAAACAAGCCAGCTTGTTACTCGTTTTTCTTGCCTCGTTGTGTCTTCTCTTTCCGGGACTTGCAACAGCAATTGAACAAAACACAACCTACCTGCCACTTAAAATTAACAGTCCTGCCGATCAACAGACCATTGCTGATCAAACCGACAGTGCACTTGCCAATGCTCTTTTCCCAACTTCTTTTACAATGATGTCACGGGAAGAGGCGGAAAAACTTGTCAGTTACGCCGGAGTCTGGCCCCCCGAAGCCAAGAGTCTCCAGAAAATTGCAGCAACCACAGGGCTCGACTATGTGGCCGTTGGAAGTCTCACCGTCATTGGAGAACAGATCAGTATTGACTACAAGGTTTTTGACCTTCTCTCACCCGGTTCCCCAAAGTACTACTACCGCCATGGCGAATCCATGGAAAATCTTGGCGGTACTCTCTCAGAAGTAATAGGAGAGGTCATCTCCTACACCGAAAGAGATTTCATTATTGCAACCATTACCCCCAGCGGCAACAAACGTATTGACTCCGGTGCCATTTCCCGCCAAATCAAAACAAAGTCAGGGGATTTTTACAATCCAACCACTCTACGGGAAGACTTGAAAGCCATTTTCAAAATGGGTTACTTTGAAGACGTTCGTATCGAAGTGGAAGAAAGCGAAGCAGGAAAGATCGTTACCTTTGAAGTAACGGAGAAACCCATAATCCGAAGTATCGAATATTCAGGACTCGATGCCCTCACAGAAATCGAAGTGTCTGAAGCTGCAAATATCGGTATAAATACAATCCTTAATTCAAACAAGATCAATAACGGGGCTGACGCCATAAAAGCTCTCTACAAATCAAAAGGCTATTACAATACCAGCGTTACTGCCCAGATCAGCTATCCCGATGACGAACACGCTGAACTCCGCTACGTGATTGTCGAGGGTGACAAAATTTATATTAAAGAAATCAACTTTATCGGCAATAAGAGCTTCGACGACGATGACCTTGAAGATGTCATTGAGTCGGGTACCAAAAACTGGCTTTCCTGGCTCACCGAGACAGGACTGATGAAGCAGCAGATGCTAGCTCAAGACGTGGCCAGACTTGGATCCTTCTATAACAACCAGGGGTTCCTCGAAGTAAAGATAGGTAATCCAACAGTCACCCAGGAAGATGACTGGTTATATATCACATTCACCATAGAAGAAGGCCCCCGCTACAGAGTTGGAACCGTATCATTCACAGGGGACCTGATCGTAGACCAGCAGGAATTACGCAGCCTCCTGACAATTCAGAATGAGGAATTCATCAACCGCCAGATTCTGCGCGAAGACATCCTTAAACTAACAGATTTTTATTCTGAACAGGGCTTTGCCTTTGCAGATATTCGACCAAAGACCAATCGTTCAGCAACCGGTGCCAGGGTCGATGTCGTTATTGATATTAAAAAAGGTGACCTTGTTTATATCCAGCGAGTTGCAATTAAGGGTAACAGCCGTACCCGTGACAATGTTATCCGCCGTGAGCTAAAAATTGCAGAAGGTGGTGTTTTTGATTCTAAAGCCATCCGAATCAGTACCCAGCGCCTACAGCGTCTTGATTTTTTTGAAGAGGTTAATATTGTTCCGGAACCGGCCCTTGACCCGTCAAAGATGAACGTTACAGTAAATGTTAAGGAAAAATCCACTGGACAGTTCAGCATCGGCGCCGGATACAGTTCTGTCGATTCACTCATGCTTATGGGTGAGATTTCCGAAAACAACTTCCTTGGCCGGGGTGACAGGCTTTCACTTGCCGCCAACATTAGTGGTAACTCAAACCGCTACAATCTGAGTTATACCAACCCTCATCTCCGTGATTCTGATCTCTCGGTGGGTGCTGACATTTTCAACTGGTTCCGGGAGTACGACGACTACGACAAGGACTCAAGAGGAGGTGCCCTTCGTTTCGGATATCCACTTTTTGAAAGATGGCGCGGCTATGGAAGCTACAGCTATACTGACACCACACTTTCCAATGTGTCTGAATTTGCATCCCAGATCATCGTCGACTCCATGGACATCAATGTAACCAGTGCTGTGAAATTTGGACTAATTCGTGATACCCGTGACCGGATAAACGGGGCCAGCAGAGGGTCAGAAAACTCTATTACGGTTAAATATGCTGGAGGTCCTTTTGGTGGTGATGCTGAGTTCACCAAGCTCGAAGCCTTTACCAGCTGGTATTTTCCCATGCCCTGGACCACAGTCTTTCACTTTAAGGCAGCAGCCGGCCAAATATGGGAAAACGAGACTGGAAAACTACCGGTTTACGAACGTTTTTACCTTGGTGGCATAAACACCATTCGAGGATATGAATACGGAAAAGCAAGTCCCATTGATCCGGAGACCGGAGACCGTATTGGTGGTGACAAGATGTGGTACACCAATCTAGAATACATATTCCCTCTCCTGCCCGAGGCAGGTGTCCAAGGTGTAATCTTCCTTGACGCCGGTAAAGTTGTAGCTGATGACGAAGACTGGAATCTTGATAGTTACAACAAGGGAACAGGGATTGAATTCCGCTGGTTATCTCCCATGGGTCCTCTGCGACTGGTCTGGGGGTACAATCTCGACCCCGAGCCTGATGAAGATACCACCGTATGGGATTTCTCCATTGGTGGTTCCTTCTAA